From the Anaeromyxobacter dehalogenans 2CP-1 genome, the window GCGCTCCAGCCGCAGCACGTGCGCGATCCGGTTCGTGCCGCTGCTCCACCGGGCCGGGAACGCCGTGGCCCCGACGCGCTCGGCGAACGAGCGCATCGCGGCCTCGCCCATCCAGCGTCGGAACCGGAGCTTCTGCCATGCGTCGTCGAGCACCCAGCGGTGGAACACCTGGCCGCACGCCGCGCACCCGCGCAGCTCCCACGGCGCGTCTCCGAGGGCCGGGAGCGGGTCCTCGCCCCACGGATCGGCGGCGAGGAACCCGCGCAGCGGCTCGGCGTCGAAGCGCCCCTGCGCGACCGCGCGCAGGTCGGCTGACCCACAGGCGATGCAGGCATCGCGGGACACGAACCTCGCTCGAGCGGGCGCGTTGGCGAGCGGAACGGGGCCAGCCAGCATGGCGTTGCCTCCGTCACCAGGAACGCCGTGTCCACCGTTCGTGACATGGTCGGTGCGTGGGCCGTCGACGCAGGTTGACGTACGGTGTACGCGGCGCGCGAGCGCGTGACGTGGGCGACGGCGCGCGGGCGCCAGGTGGCGCCATCGTGTGCGTGCCGACGGTCCCCGGCTGCTTCCCCTGCTTCCCGAGCGGTGCGCAGCGCTCCACGCTTCTGCGGCGCGTCGTCGAGGCCCCGAGGACCGGGCGTCGCGCAGCGGGCGACGCCGCCCGTCATGGTCGCAGGTGAGGCGGCGGCCGCCGGGCCCTCGTGCCGTTCACCGGGCGCCTCGGCATGGCGTCCCCTGGCAGTCCCCCGAACGGTGGGCCCGAGGCGTCGATGCGCCGACGCTCCCGTCCGGTTCCCGTCATGGCGACGCGTCTCCATTACAGATGTCGCCTCGAGCGGCTCCCCCGCCGCTCCACGAGGTGCGCCATGGGCCGACGTTACGCGAGCATCCTGGAGACGATCGGAAACACTCCCGTAGTCCGGATCAACAGGCTCGCTCCACCGAACGTGAACCTGTTCGTGAAGGTGGAGGCCTTCAACCCGCTCGGCTCGGTGAAGGACCGTCTCGCCATCGCGGTGATCGAGGCGGCGGAGCGCTCGGGAGCGCTGAAGCCGGGGCAGACGGTCATCGAGGCGACCAGCGGCAACACCGGCATCGGCCTGGCCATGGTCTGCGCGGCGAAGGGCTATCCGCTGGTGCTCGTGATGGCCGAGTCGTTCAGCGTCGAGCGGCGCCGGCTGATGCGCTTCCTGGGTGCGAAGGTGGTGCTCACCCCGGCGGCGGAGCGCGCGGTGGGCATGATCAGGAAGACGGAGGCGCTGGCGGCCGCGCACGGCTGGTTCATGACGCGTCAGTTCGAGAACGAGGCCAACCCCGACTACCACTCGCGCACGACGGCGCAGGAGATCCTGGCCGACTTCGCGGGCGACCGGCTCGACTACTGGGTGACCGGCTACGGGACCGGTGGGACGCTCAAGGGCGTGGCCCGCGTGCTCCGCAAGGAACGGCCGGAGACGAAGATCGTGGTCTGCGAGCCGGCGGAGGCCCCGCTCCTGGGCAGCGGGGCCGCGCAGTCACGCAATCCGGACGGCACCCCGGCCGCACCGCACCCGAGCTTCAAGCCGCATCCGATGCAGGGATGGACCCCGGACTTCATCCCGAAGCTGACCGGCGACGCGGTGGACCTGAAGCTGGTGGACCGCATCCTGGCCGTCCCCGGCCCGGAGGCGATCCGCTGCGCCAAGGAGCTGGCCGCACGGGAGGGCATCTTCGTGGGCATCACCTCCGGCGGCACGTTCGCCGGCGCCCTCGAGATCGCCGCCAGCGCGGAGCCGGGGGCCAACATCCTCTGCATGCTGCCGGACACGGGGGAGCGTTACCTCAGCACGCCGCTCTTCGCGGACGTGCCGTCGGAGATGACCGAGGAGGAACAGTCGATCGCGCGTTCCGTGGCGGACGCGGGCCCGAAGGCCTGAGGGCGCACGGCCATGGCCATCGTGTCGCGCAGGGCGGCGGCGGCGGATCGGGCGTTCGAGGCGGTCAAGAGCTTCTACTTCAGCTCGCGGTACGGCGAACGGCGCGGGGATGCCACCATCGCCGACTTCACCTTCGGGAACCCGCACGAGATGCCGCTCGACGGCCTCGTCGCGGCCATCCGCGAAGCCGCCGTCCCGCTCGACGAGAACTGGTTCGCCTACAAGTCCAGCGAGGAGGCGCCGCAGGCGTTCCTGGCCGAGACCGTCGGCCGCGAGCTGGGGCTTCCGCTCGAGCCATCCGACGTGGCCCTCACCGCCGGAGCCTTCGGGGCCATCTCGCTCGCCTTCCGCCTACTGCTCGACGCCCGCGACGAGGCCATCTTCAACGCGCCGGCCTGGTTCTGCTACGAGCCGATGCTCCTTGCGGCCGACGCCGTGCCGCGGGAGGTGGCGCTTCGCGCGCCGCGCTTCGACCTCGACCTCGAGGCCATCGAGGCGGCCATCGGTCCGAACACGCGCCTCGTGATCGTGAA encodes:
- the cysK gene encoding cysteine synthase A produces the protein MGRRYASILETIGNTPVVRINRLAPPNVNLFVKVEAFNPLGSVKDRLAIAVIEAAERSGALKPGQTVIEATSGNTGIGLAMVCAAKGYPLVLVMAESFSVERRRLMRFLGAKVVLTPAAERAVGMIRKTEALAAAHGWFMTRQFENEANPDYHSRTTAQEILADFAGDRLDYWVTGYGTGGTLKGVARVLRKERPETKIVVCEPAEAPLLGSGAAQSRNPDGTPAAPHPSFKPHPMQGWTPDFIPKLTGDAVDLKLVDRILAVPGPEAIRCAKELAAREGIFVGITSGGTFAGALEIAASAEPGANILCMLPDTGERYLSTPLFADVPSEMTEEEQSIARSVADAGPKA